The Salvelinus namaycush isolate Seneca chromosome 16, SaNama_1.0, whole genome shotgun sequence genome has a segment encoding these proteins:
- the LOC120061056 gene encoding natural resistance-associated macrophage protein 2-like isoform X1, giving the protein MKRFSSSKMLSFLTTDRTPHPENIHISSLPPSIPTDQEPTHGEEDMAQGEAVETTQTQRGAPSVFPEGQNGGTDVSSTYFHHKVPIPDDDSQMWFSFRKLWAFTGPGFLMSIAYLDPGNIESDLQSGAKAGFKLLWVLLGATVIGLLLQRLAARLGVVTGMHLAEVCNRQYPTVPRIILWLMVELAIIGSDMQEVIGCAIAFNLLSSGRIPLWGGVLITIIDTFVFLFLDKYGLRKLEAFFGVLITIMAITFGYEYVTVRPDQGELLQGMFMPYCEGCGPVQLEQAVGIVGAVIMPHNIYLHSALVKSRQIDRSSKKELKEANKYFFIESTIALFLSFLINVFVVAVFAEAVYGRTNIEVHDICNATGILHLDLFPMNNETLQVDIYKGGVVLGCIFGPAALYIWAVGILAAGQSSTMTGTYSGQFVMEGFLNLRWSRFSRVLLTRSIAITPTLLVAIFQDVTHLTGMNDFLNVLQSMQLPFALIPILTFTSLSSLMSEFANGLFWKIGGGVVILLVCCINMYFVVIYVTSLNSVWLYVLAAFLCIAYLGFVGYLTWLCLIALGVSCLDVTCRARDDTTVLIEQQPEFDS; this is encoded by the exons ATGAAGCGCTTCAGTTCATCAAAAATGTTATCTTTCCTGACGACAG ACAGAACCCCCCATCCTGAGAACATCCACATCTCCTCACTACCTCCCAGTATTCCTACAGACCAGGAGCCAACGCATGGAGAAG AAGACATGGCACAGGGGGAAGCAGTTgagaccacacagacacagcgaggAGCCCCCTCTGTCTTTCCAGAGGGCCAGAATGGGGGAACTGATGTATCTAGTACCTATTTTCACCATAAGGTCCCCATTCCAGATGATGACAGTCAG ATGTGGTTCAGTTTCCGTAAGCTATGGGCCTTCACAGGACCAGGGTTCCTGATGAGCATCGCCTACCTAGACCCAGGAAATATAGAGTCAGACCTGCAGTCAGGTGCTAAAGCAGGATTCAAG TTGTTGTGGGTTCTTCTGGGAGCCACCGTCATTGGTCTGCTGTTGCAGAGGCTGGCAGCCAGACTGGGTGTGGTCACTGGGATGCACCTGGCAGAAGTCTGCAACCGCCAGTACCCCACC GTGCCACGCATTATCCTGTGGTTGATGGTGGAGCTGGCCATCATAGGTTCAGACATGCAGGAGGTCATAGGTTGTGCCATTGCAttcaacctcctctcctctggcaG GATACCTTTGTGGGGGGGTGTTCTCATCACCATCATCGACACATTTGTGTTCCTCTTCCTGGACAAGTATGGTCTGAGGAAACTTGAGGCCTTTTTTGGGGTCCTTATTACAATCATGGCCATCACCTTTGGATATGAG TATGTGACGGTGCGTCCGGACCAGGGGGAGCTGCTCCAGGGGATGTTTATGCCGTACTGTGAAGGCTGTGGTCCTGTGCAGCTGGAGCAGGCTGTGGGCATTGTAGGGGCTGTCATAATGCCCCACAACATCTACCTGCACTCTGCCCTCGTCAAG TCTCGACAGATTGATCGTTCCAGTAAGAAGGAGCTCAAGGAGGCCAACAAATACTTCTTCATTGAGTCGACCATTGcactcttcctctctttcctcatcAACGTATTTGTGGTGGCTGTCTTCGCTGAGGCTGTCTATGGACGCACAAACATTGAAGTG CATGACATCTGTAATGCAACTGGTATTCTTCACCTAGATCTGTTCCCCATGAACAATGAGACACTGCAGGTGGACATCTACAAAGGC GGAGTGGTTCTGGGCTGTATTTTCGGCCCTGCAGCACTATATATCTGGGCTGTGGGAATCCTGGCAGCAGGTCAGAGTTCAACCATGACCGGGACCTACTCAGGACAGTTTGTCATGGAG GGATTTTTGAACCTGCGCTGGTCCCGTTTCTCCCGGGTGTTGCTGACCCGTTCCATCGCCATCACGCCCACCCTGCTGGTGGCCATCTTCCAGGACGTCACCCACCTGACGGGCATGAACGACTTCTTGAACGTGCTGCAGAGCATGCAG CTGCCGTTTGCTTTGATTCCCATCCTCACTTTCACCAGTTTATCCTCCCTCATGAGTGAATTTGCCAATGGATT ATTTTGGAAGATTGGGGGAGGAGTTGTGATCTTGTTGGTGTGTTGTATCAACATGTACTTTGTAGTCATCTATGTGACCTCTCTGAACAGTGTGTGGCTGTacgtgttggctgcttttctctGCATAGCATATTTGGGATTTGTGGGTTACCTG acGTGGTTATGTCTGATAGCGCTAGGTGTGTCCTGTCTGGATGTCACCTGCAGGGCCAGGGACGACACCACGGTTCTGATAGAGCAGCAGCCAGAGTTTGACTCCTGA
- the LOC120061056 gene encoding natural resistance-associated macrophage protein 2-like isoform X2, with translation MKRFSSSKMLSFLTTDRTPHPENIHISSLPPSIPTDQEPTHGEDMAQGEAVETTQTQRGAPSVFPEGQNGGTDVSSTYFHHKVPIPDDDSQMWFSFRKLWAFTGPGFLMSIAYLDPGNIESDLQSGAKAGFKLLWVLLGATVIGLLLQRLAARLGVVTGMHLAEVCNRQYPTVPRIILWLMVELAIIGSDMQEVIGCAIAFNLLSSGRIPLWGGVLITIIDTFVFLFLDKYGLRKLEAFFGVLITIMAITFGYEYVTVRPDQGELLQGMFMPYCEGCGPVQLEQAVGIVGAVIMPHNIYLHSALVKSRQIDRSSKKELKEANKYFFIESTIALFLSFLINVFVVAVFAEAVYGRTNIEVHDICNATGILHLDLFPMNNETLQVDIYKGGVVLGCIFGPAALYIWAVGILAAGQSSTMTGTYSGQFVMEGFLNLRWSRFSRVLLTRSIAITPTLLVAIFQDVTHLTGMNDFLNVLQSMQLPFALIPILTFTSLSSLMSEFANGLFWKIGGGVVILLVCCINMYFVVIYVTSLNSVWLYVLAAFLCIAYLGFVGYLTWLCLIALGVSCLDVTCRARDDTTVLIEQQPEFDS, from the exons ATGAAGCGCTTCAGTTCATCAAAAATGTTATCTTTCCTGACGACAG ACAGAACCCCCCATCCTGAGAACATCCACATCTCCTCACTACCTCCCAGTATTCCTACAGACCAGGAGCCAACGCATGGAGAAG ACATGGCACAGGGGGAAGCAGTTgagaccacacagacacagcgaggAGCCCCCTCTGTCTTTCCAGAGGGCCAGAATGGGGGAACTGATGTATCTAGTACCTATTTTCACCATAAGGTCCCCATTCCAGATGATGACAGTCAG ATGTGGTTCAGTTTCCGTAAGCTATGGGCCTTCACAGGACCAGGGTTCCTGATGAGCATCGCCTACCTAGACCCAGGAAATATAGAGTCAGACCTGCAGTCAGGTGCTAAAGCAGGATTCAAG TTGTTGTGGGTTCTTCTGGGAGCCACCGTCATTGGTCTGCTGTTGCAGAGGCTGGCAGCCAGACTGGGTGTGGTCACTGGGATGCACCTGGCAGAAGTCTGCAACCGCCAGTACCCCACC GTGCCACGCATTATCCTGTGGTTGATGGTGGAGCTGGCCATCATAGGTTCAGACATGCAGGAGGTCATAGGTTGTGCCATTGCAttcaacctcctctcctctggcaG GATACCTTTGTGGGGGGGTGTTCTCATCACCATCATCGACACATTTGTGTTCCTCTTCCTGGACAAGTATGGTCTGAGGAAACTTGAGGCCTTTTTTGGGGTCCTTATTACAATCATGGCCATCACCTTTGGATATGAG TATGTGACGGTGCGTCCGGACCAGGGGGAGCTGCTCCAGGGGATGTTTATGCCGTACTGTGAAGGCTGTGGTCCTGTGCAGCTGGAGCAGGCTGTGGGCATTGTAGGGGCTGTCATAATGCCCCACAACATCTACCTGCACTCTGCCCTCGTCAAG TCTCGACAGATTGATCGTTCCAGTAAGAAGGAGCTCAAGGAGGCCAACAAATACTTCTTCATTGAGTCGACCATTGcactcttcctctctttcctcatcAACGTATTTGTGGTGGCTGTCTTCGCTGAGGCTGTCTATGGACGCACAAACATTGAAGTG CATGACATCTGTAATGCAACTGGTATTCTTCACCTAGATCTGTTCCCCATGAACAATGAGACACTGCAGGTGGACATCTACAAAGGC GGAGTGGTTCTGGGCTGTATTTTCGGCCCTGCAGCACTATATATCTGGGCTGTGGGAATCCTGGCAGCAGGTCAGAGTTCAACCATGACCGGGACCTACTCAGGACAGTTTGTCATGGAG GGATTTTTGAACCTGCGCTGGTCCCGTTTCTCCCGGGTGTTGCTGACCCGTTCCATCGCCATCACGCCCACCCTGCTGGTGGCCATCTTCCAGGACGTCACCCACCTGACGGGCATGAACGACTTCTTGAACGTGCTGCAGAGCATGCAG CTGCCGTTTGCTTTGATTCCCATCCTCACTTTCACCAGTTTATCCTCCCTCATGAGTGAATTTGCCAATGGATT ATTTTGGAAGATTGGGGGAGGAGTTGTGATCTTGTTGGTGTGTTGTATCAACATGTACTTTGTAGTCATCTATGTGACCTCTCTGAACAGTGTGTGGCTGTacgtgttggctgcttttctctGCATAGCATATTTGGGATTTGTGGGTTACCTG acGTGGTTATGTCTGATAGCGCTAGGTGTGTCCTGTCTGGATGTCACCTGCAGGGCCAGGGACGACACCACGGTTCTGATAGAGCAGCAGCCAGAGTTTGACTCCTGA